One genomic segment of Hymenobacter psoromatis includes these proteins:
- the murD gene encoding UDP-N-acetylmuramoyl-L-alanine--D-glutamate ligase → MTNTKNIVVLGAAESGVGAALLAQAKGYAVFVSDRGEIKPDYKQKLTDASIEFEENQHSLGRILQAEQVIKSPGIPEKAAVIKALRKQKVPIVSEIEFASRYTKARFIAITGTNGKTTTTLLTYHLLKEAGLNVGLAGNIGYSLAELVIEDKFEYYVLEVSSFQLDNVQYFKPWIAVLLNITPDHLDRYNYSLAEYAQAKLRLMLRQDSDDTFIYNADDENIQRYFKAALRPVHQMPFSLHHRSDFQLAGYYEAQKLLCVDLMPGYYSPTEQISTARSPLIGEHNRQNVLAAVLAARVAGVGCPQIEDALATFHNADHRLQMVAQVAGVEYINDSKATNVEAAWYALDGVKRPIVWIAGGTDKGNDYASLLPLAQQKVKALVCLGVDNAKLRAAFGGVVPHLEETQSIADAVRRAAALAAPGDVVLLSPCCASFDLFKNYEDRGHQFMAAVQTLASTESAKSV, encoded by the coding sequence ATGACCAATACTAAAAATATTGTTGTCCTAGGAGCCGCCGAAAGTGGAGTAGGGGCCGCGCTGCTGGCGCAGGCCAAAGGATATGCCGTATTCGTGTCCGACCGCGGCGAAATCAAGCCCGACTACAAGCAAAAGCTAACTGATGCCAGCATCGAATTTGAGGAAAATCAACATTCGCTCGGCCGCATTCTGCAAGCCGAGCAAGTAATCAAAAGCCCCGGCATCCCCGAAAAAGCGGCTGTTATTAAGGCCCTACGCAAACAGAAAGTCCCAATTGTCTCCGAAATTGAGTTTGCCAGCCGATACACCAAGGCGCGCTTTATTGCTATTACCGGTACCAACGGTAAGACCACGACTACGCTCCTTACCTACCACCTGCTAAAAGAAGCGGGCCTGAACGTGGGCTTGGCCGGTAATATCGGCTACTCGCTAGCCGAACTGGTTATCGAGGATAAATTTGAATACTACGTCCTGGAAGTCAGTAGCTTTCAGCTCGATAATGTGCAGTATTTCAAGCCCTGGATTGCGGTGCTGCTCAACATTACGCCTGACCACCTCGACCGCTACAACTATTCGCTGGCTGAGTACGCGCAGGCCAAGCTGCGTCTTATGCTACGGCAGGATAGCGACGACACGTTTATTTACAACGCCGACGACGAGAATATTCAGCGCTATTTTAAGGCAGCACTGCGCCCGGTGCACCAAATGCCGTTCAGCCTGCACCATCGCTCCGATTTTCAGCTGGCGGGCTACTACGAAGCCCAAAAGCTGCTGTGCGTGGACCTGATGCCCGGCTACTATAGCCCCACCGAGCAAATTAGTACTGCGCGCTCGCCGCTCATTGGCGAGCACAATCGCCAGAATGTGCTCGCCGCCGTGCTCGCCGCCCGCGTGGCTGGCGTCGGTTGCCCGCAGATTGAAGATGCGCTGGCGACTTTTCACAATGCCGACCACCGCTTGCAAATGGTAGCGCAAGTAGCTGGGGTGGAGTATATAAACGACAGCAAAGCCACCAACGTTGAGGCTGCCTGGTACGCCCTCGACGGCGTTAAGCGACCCATTGTCTGGATTGCCGGTGGCACCGACAAGGGCAACGACTACGCGTCGCTGTTGCCCCTGGCTCAGCAAAAAGTAAAAGCCCTCGTGTGCCTGGGCGTAGACAATGCCAAGCTGCGCGCCGCCTTTGGGGGGGTAGTACCTCATCTCGAAGAAACGCAAAGTATAGCCGACGCCGTGCGCCGCGCCGCCGCTCTGGCTGCCCCCGGCGATGTGGTGTTGCTCTCGCCCTGCTGCGCCAGCTTCGACCTGTTTAAGAATTACGAAGACCGCGGCCACCAATTTATGGCTGCCGTGCAAACGTTAGCATCAACCGAATCCGCGAAATCAGTTTAA
- the mraY gene encoding phospho-N-acetylmuramoyl-pentapeptide-transferase — MLYYLFRYLHEHYHLPGAGVFQYTTFRAALSVIVSLLIAQFFGGRLIRVLQKKQVGETIRDLGLQGQNEKKGTPTMGGLIILLAILVPVLLFARLRNIYIILMLLSTVWLGLIGFLDDYIKVFRKNKEGLSGRFKVLGQIGLGLTVGWVLYYSNEVTVREYLLPNGQYSAIDASKVWKDVHLTITTVPFMKNNELNYSDLFSNAQFVFKQFYGLLYVPLVILIITAVSNGANITDGLDGLAAGTSAIIGVTLAILAFVSGNALLADYLDVMFIPDSGELVVFCTAFVGACIGFLWYNSYPAQVFMGDTGSLALGGIIAVLALAVRKELLIPVLCGVFLIENLSVIVQVSWFKYTRRKYGEGRRLLRMSPLHHHYQKMGYHESKIVSRFWIVGIMLAVITLVTLKLR; from the coding sequence ATGCTCTACTACCTCTTTCGCTACCTGCACGAACACTACCACCTGCCCGGCGCGGGCGTGTTTCAGTACACGACCTTTCGGGCGGCGCTTTCGGTTATTGTGTCGCTGCTTATCGCTCAGTTTTTTGGGGGCCGGCTCATCCGCGTGCTGCAAAAAAAGCAAGTGGGCGAAACCATCCGCGACCTCGGCTTGCAGGGGCAGAACGAGAAAAAAGGCACGCCCACGATGGGCGGCCTCATCATTCTGCTGGCCATTTTGGTGCCGGTGCTACTCTTTGCTCGGCTGCGCAATATCTACATTATCCTGATGCTGCTCAGCACGGTCTGGCTGGGTTTAATTGGGTTTCTGGACGACTACATCAAGGTTTTTCGCAAGAATAAAGAGGGCTTGAGCGGGCGATTTAAGGTGCTGGGGCAGATTGGTTTAGGCCTCACGGTGGGCTGGGTACTCTACTACAGCAATGAGGTGACGGTGCGCGAATACCTGCTGCCCAACGGCCAGTACTCGGCTATCGACGCCAGCAAGGTCTGGAAGGACGTGCACCTAACCATTACCACGGTGCCGTTTATGAAAAACAATGAGCTGAATTACAGCGACTTGTTTTCCAACGCACAGTTCGTATTCAAGCAGTTTTACGGGTTGCTTTACGTTCCGCTGGTCATTCTCATTATCACGGCCGTGAGCAACGGTGCCAATATTACCGACGGCCTCGACGGGCTAGCAGCTGGTACCTCGGCTATCATTGGCGTCACGCTAGCCATTCTAGCGTTCGTGAGTGGTAATGCTTTGCTAGCTGATTACCTGGATGTTATGTTTATTCCCGATTCGGGCGAATTGGTGGTTTTTTGTACGGCTTTCGTAGGGGCGTGCATCGGGTTTTTGTGGTATAATTCCTACCCCGCGCAGGTCTTTATGGGTGATACGGGCTCGCTAGCGCTGGGCGGCATTATCGCGGTACTGGCGCTGGCTGTGCGTAAGGAACTATTAATTCCAGTTTTATGCGGCGTATTTCTAATTGAAAATCTGTCGGTTATCGTGCAGGTGAGCTGGTTTAAGTACACCCGGCGCAAATATGGCGAGGGCCGCCGCCTGCTGCGCATGTCGCCGCTGCACCACCACTACCAAAAAATGGGCTACCACGAATCCAAGATTGTATCGCGATTTTGGATTGTAGGTATTATGCTGGCCGTCATTACGTTGGTTACCTTGAAATTGCGTTAA
- a CDS encoding UDP-N-acetylmuramoyl-L-alanyl-D-glutamate--2,6-diaminopimelate ligase, with protein sequence MSVLPLFALLAETNVLTQHGNPDVPVAGLTLDSRQAGPGMLFCALRGTATDGHKFIGQAVQQGVGVIICEELPAELNPATTYVQVADSAAALGPIASAFYGHPSRQLVLVGITGTNGKTTCATLLHKLLRELGYHAGLLSTVQNQIDETVMASTHTTPDAIRLNELLAKMVAAGCTHACMEVSSHAVAQHRVGGLRFAGGLFTNLTHDHLDYHGTFDNYLKAKKGFFDALPRTAFALTNADDKRGPVMLQNTAARRATYSLRSAADFRARLIANEMHGLLLEIDDREVHFRLIGVFNAYNLLAVYGAAVLLGEDPTEALTILSGLTTAPGRFEPVTVPGQSIAGLVDYAHTPDALENVLQTLHQTRRPEQRIITVVGCGGNRDATKRPIMARLAAQLSDEVILTSDNPRDEDPLDILRQMEAGLLPPTDAHTQTIADRRAAIRAAVALARPTDLVLVAGKGHETYQEVKGVKTHFDDREELRAALLEIKN encoded by the coding sequence CGAAACCAACGTGCTGACCCAGCACGGCAACCCCGACGTGCCCGTGGCCGGCCTCACCCTCGACTCGCGCCAGGCCGGGCCGGGAATGCTGTTCTGCGCCCTGCGCGGCACCGCCACCGATGGACATAAGTTCATCGGGCAGGCCGTGCAGCAGGGGGTAGGGGTCATAATTTGCGAAGAGTTGCCTGCCGAGCTGAATCCCGCTACCACCTACGTGCAGGTGGCCGACTCGGCCGCCGCGCTCGGGCCCATTGCCAGCGCATTCTACGGTCACCCCTCGCGCCAGCTCGTGCTGGTAGGCATCACCGGCACCAACGGCAAAACCACCTGCGCTACCCTGCTGCACAAGCTGCTACGCGAGCTGGGCTACCACGCCGGCTTGCTGAGCACGGTGCAGAACCAGATTGACGAAACCGTCATGGCCAGCACCCACACCACGCCCGATGCCATCCGCCTCAACGAGCTGCTGGCCAAGATGGTGGCTGCCGGCTGCACCCACGCCTGCATGGAGGTGAGCAGCCACGCCGTGGCCCAGCACCGGGTAGGCGGGCTGCGCTTTGCGGGCGGCCTCTTCACCAACCTCACCCACGACCATCTCGACTATCACGGCACGTTTGATAACTACCTGAAGGCCAAAAAAGGCTTTTTCGACGCGCTGCCCCGCACCGCCTTCGCCCTCACCAACGCCGACGACAAGCGCGGGCCGGTGATGCTGCAAAACACGGCTGCCCGCCGCGCCACCTACTCGCTGCGCTCGGCCGCCGACTTCCGCGCCCGGCTGATAGCCAACGAGATGCACGGCCTGCTGCTCGAAATAGACGACCGCGAGGTGCATTTCCGGCTCATCGGCGTCTTCAATGCCTACAACCTGCTGGCCGTGTACGGCGCAGCCGTGCTGCTGGGCGAGGACCCGACCGAGGCGCTGACTATTCTCTCGGGCCTGACTACCGCGCCCGGCCGCTTTGAGCCGGTGACCGTGCCGGGCCAGTCCATCGCGGGCCTCGTGGACTATGCCCACACGCCCGACGCGCTCGAAAACGTGCTCCAAACCCTGCACCAGACGCGCCGGCCCGAGCAGCGCATCATCACGGTGGTGGGCTGCGGCGGCAACCGCGACGCCACCAAGCGCCCCATCATGGCCCGGCTCGCCGCCCAGCTTTCGGACGAGGTAATCCTGACCTCCGACAACCCGCGCGACGAGGACCCGCTCGACATTCTGCGTCAGATGGAGGCTGGCCTCCTACCCCCCACCGACGCCCACACCCAAACTATTGCCGACCGCCGCGCCGCCATTCGGGCCGCCGTGGCCCTGGCACGCCCCACCGACTTGGTGTTAGTAGCCGGCAAAGGCCATGAGACTTACCAGGAAGTCAAAGGCGTGAAAACGCATTTTGATGACCGGGAAGAATTACGCGCAGCTTTGCTTGAAATTAAAAATTAA